Sequence from the Halobaculum rubrum genome:
GCGCTCGCGAGCGGCTCGTCCTCATGGAGAACCTCGTCACCGGCGCGCCGACGCTGCCGATCTCGGTCGTCCTCCACAACGAGATCCGCGAGGCGGACCCCCAGGCGATCGTCGACGAGATCGTCGAGGAGGTCGAGGCGCCCGACCCCGAAGTCGAAGCGTAGATGCCCGCACAGCGAGACGGCCCCGCGTCCGGATCCGCCGACGCGCTCGACACCGACGACGCGCCGCTCGCGGCCGAACTCGCTGACCGCGACGCCGTCGGACTGGTCGCCGTCGGCGACCGCTTCGACGACGACATCCGGTGGCTGACCCGATTCTCCGGTCCGGACCGCGACTACGCGTTCGTGGCGACTCCCGCGAGCGATGCGGATCCGGACACGAACGAGGGTACGGACGGCGTCCACGCCACCCTGTGTGCGCCCGCGCTGTTCGACGAACAGGCGCGCCGGGAGTTCCCCGGCGACGCCGTCCGCGTCGACGACCAGGGCGATCCGGCTGGCGTTCGCGCCGCCGCCGCGCTCGCCGACCGCGGCGTGGAGTCGGGCACCGTGCTCGTCCCACGGGGGATCCCCCACGACGCGGCGGTGTACCTCGAACGGGCGGGCTACGAGGTCGCCTCGACCGACGCGGTCGCACGCGCCCGCGAGACGAAGACCGACGCGGAGGTCGGCCGACTGCGCCGCGTCCAGCGCGCGGCGATCCGCGGGATCGCCCGCGCCGAGGCGATCCTCGCCGAGGCGACCGTCGACCCCGATGCGGACGACGGCGCCGGCGCGGTGCGCTGGAACGGCGGCGTGCTCTCGACCGAGCGCCTCCGACGACAGGTGAACGAGGTGCTCGCGGCCCACGGGGTCCGCGACGCCGGCAACACCGTGATCGGCGCGGGCGCGACGGCCGCCGACCTTCACTACACCGGCACGGACGTGATCCGCCCGGGCGAGACGGTGCTGCTCGACGTGTCGCCACGTGGCCCGGACGGCTACTACGGCGACGTGACGCGGACGTTCGCGGTCGACCCCGACGGCGGCTGGGAGCGCCGAGCGTACCTCGCGGTCGAGGCGGCCCGGGAGGCCGCACTGGAGGAGGTCGCCGCGGGCGTCCCGGCCTCGACCGTCCACGAGGAGGCCGCCGCCGAACTCGCGGCCCACGGCTTCCGCGTCGACTCCCCCGAGGTGGGATTCACCCACTCGACGGGCCACGGCGTCGGCATCTCGCTCCACGAGGGGCCGTCGCTGGGGGGCGACGACGAACTGGCGGCCGGGAACGTGGTCACGATCGAGCCGGGCGTGTACGACCCCGAGGAGGGCGGCGTCCGCCTCGAGGACCTGATCGTCGTCACCGCCGACGGGTTCGAGTTCCTCGGCGAGTACCCGTTCTCGCTGGTGCCGCGCGACCGCGAGTAGTCGGTCCCGGCTCTATCGCTCGTCGGCGTCGTCGGGCTCGTCGACCACGGCGCCGACGGCCGTCTCGGCCGCCTTCGCCGGCACGTCGTCTGGGCTCGTGAGTCGACGGGGCAACACGACCATCAGGACCGCGATCACCAGCGCTACCGTGCCGAACACGGTGTCGCCGTTGAGGACGGTCTGGATCCCGTAGACGGCGACCGGGAGCGCGAAGATCAGCGTCGCCGCGAGTCCGACCTGTTCGAGGATGCCGAGCGCCACGCGGGCCGCTACAGCGGCGGGCGTTGAAACCCTGTCGCCCGGGTTCGGCTGTCGGACACCCGCACCGGAATCACTCGGCCGTTGAGACCGCCGCGGGGAGCCGGTCCGGATCGTCGACCGACAGCCCGGTCGTGACGAGCAGCCGGAGGCCGCGCGCGACGCTCATGTCGATCTCCGCGTAGTCGTCGGGGTGGATCATCACGAGCTTCCCCGCGGTCGGGTTGGGGCTGTGCGGGAAGAAGACGGTCATCAGCTCCTCGCCGGCCGCCCGGCGGACGCTCCGCGGGGCGGGGTTCGTGACGAACCCGATCGACCACGTGCCGTCGTGGGGGAACTCCGCGACGACGACTCGGTCGAAGCCGTCGCCGGGCGTCGCCAGCGACTCGCTCACCTGCCGGACGCCGAAGTACACCGCCCGGATCACCGGCAGGAGCCGAACGCCCCGCTCGAACCCGCCGAACAGCCGTCGCCCCGCCTCGTGGGAGGCGACGAAGCCGACGAGGGTGATCACCAGCGCGACGAACCCGATCGCCAGCGCCGTCGCGAGCGCCTCGTTGCCCGCCACCTCGGCGAGACCCGTGCCGCTCACGAGCGGCGCGAGCGTGACGGTGAGCCGGTCGACCGCCCAGTCGAGAACGAACAGCGTCACCGCCAACGGGAGCACGACGAACAACCCCGCGACGAAGCTCGAACGCAGCCGCGCGATCGTGTCCATATCTATCGACGCGGGCGGACCCCGGATAAGTTCACGCGTCTCCGGGGGCGTCTCGGTATCGGAACGCTTTCCGCTCGTGAGACACTTCTGTCGGGCATGTTCACCGGAATCGTGGAGACCGCGGGCGAGGTGGTCGGGCGCGAGGAGACGCCCGACGGGCTCCGCCTGCGCGTCGCGGCCGGCGGGCTCGACGACCTCCACCACGGGCAGTCGATCGCCGTCAGCGGCGTCTGTCTCACCGTCGAGGAGTTCGGCGAGCGCGACGACGACCGCTCGTGGTTCTCCGTGTTCCTCGCCGCCGAGACGGTCGCGAAGACGTACCTCGACGACCTGCGCGAGGGCGACGCGGTCAACATCGAGCGCGCGCTCGCCGCGGACGGCCGCTTCGACGGCCACGTGGTGCAGGGCCACGTCGACACCACAGCCGAGATCACCGGGATCGAGCGCGTGGGCGAGGACTGGCGGTTTACCTTCTCGGTCCCCGAGGGGTTCGACCGCTACGTCGTCGACAAGGGCTCGGTCGCGCTCGACGGGATCTCGCTGACGGTCGCGGAGAAGCGCGACGGCGAGTTCGACGCCGCGATCATCCCGACGACGTACGAGTTGACGAACCTCGGCGAGAAAGCGGTCGGCGACCCGGTGCACGTCGAGGTCGACGTGGTCGCGAAGTACGTCGAGGAGATGCTGGCGGGGTACGCGGAGTCGCTGGTGGAGGCGCCGGAGTCGGCGCCGTCGGCGGACGACTAGTTCTTCGCGGTCGGCGCGCGCCGGCGGGCCTGTTTGCCCGCCGGACACGCGCAAGGGACGAGCGAGCCGTGAGTGGAGCGAACGGTGAGTGAGTCGGCTGGGGAGGGTGTGGCTTCGGTGCGGTCGCTGTGGGCGGGACTGAAAGGGGCTGCCGCGCTCGTGAGACGAGACGACGTAAGCACCGCAGTGAACGCAGTGAGCGAGGAGCGCAGCGAGTCCCAGCCCACGAGCGTGGCAGGGGCTTTCGCGCTCATCACCACGGTTTTCCGCAGAGCACTCGACGGCGATCCGCTGTTGACGGGTACAGTTCCGTCACGCCAGATGACGCAAGACAGGGATTTGAACCACGCCGAGACGGGCCTGCTCGCTCGCGTTGCTCGCTGCGCGGGCTGCGACTCGTCTACTTCAAATCCCTGCGTACGGGTCTCACGGACTCGCGGCTCGCTCGGAGGTGTTCACTTCGTTCACGTCTCGCGTCGCTCGCGGTGCGAGTCCTTCAGAAGACGCCAGGACAGGGATTTGAACCCTGGATCCCATAGGGGAACACGCTTTCCAGGCGTGCGCCTTACCACTCGGCCATCCTGGCTCGTATCGATCCTTCCCCGCTGTGAGTTTTAAGCCTGTCCCTTCCGCGTCAGTCGATACTCGAACCGATAGGCGGCGACGGCCACCATCGCGCCCACGACCGCCGCGAGCGCGAACAGCCCGGCGAACCCGAACGGGAGCCCCGGCCCGACCAGCACCAGCGCCTGCCCGGCGACGAGCACGACCAACAGCCCGATCGCGCCCCACAGCAGCGCCGACTTCTCGCGGGACACCGCCTACGACACGTCGACGACCGCCTCGATCTCGACGCCGACGCCCTTCGGGAGCGCGCCCGCCTGCACCGCCGAGCGCGCCGGTGGCTCCGCATCGAAGTAGGTGGCGTACGTCTCGTTCATCTCCTCGAAGTCGTCGATGTCCGCGAGGAACACCGTCGTCTTCAGCACGTCCGAGGCGCCGCCCCCGGCCTCCTCCACGATCGCGAGGAGGTTGTCGAGCGCGAGCTCGGTCTGCTCGGCGATCGGCGCGTCGTCCCGCAACTCGCCGTCCGGCGTGAGCGGGATCTGCCCCGCCGTGAACAGGAGGTCGCCGTTCGTCGTCGCCTGGCTGTACGCGCCGACCGCGGCCGGCGCCTCGTCGGTGGAGACCACACGCTTCATACACGAGAGTGCGACCGGCCGGCGCATAAATCGCGGGGGAGTCGGTCGGCTCGGTGAGGCGTCGGCCCGCCGCCGCTACGGCGGCGTCGCGTCAGGCCTCCACATCGACCTCGTAGCCCGCCTCCTCCAGCGCGGCGACGACCTCCGCGGCGTGCTCGTGTCCGTGGGTCTCCAACTCGATCTCCAGGTCCGCGGCGTCGACGGCGATGTCGCGGGAGGTGCGGTCGTGGGTCAGCGCGTACACGTTCGCGTCCTCGCGGGCGATGATGCTCGCGACACGCTCCAACTCGCCGGGGCGGTCCTTCAGCTCCAGCGAGACCTTGAGGTACCGGCCCATTCGCACGAGCCCGCGGAGGATCACCGTGATCAGCGTGTTCATGTCGATGTTCCCGCCACACAGCGCCGGGACGATCACCTCCCCGTCCCCGTAGTCGAACCGCTCCTCCAGCACCGCCGCAAGCGCCACCGCGCCCGCCCCCTCGACGACGGTCTTCGAGCGCTCCAGAAGGAGGGTGAGCGTCTCGGCGATCGCCTCGTCGTCGACGGTGACGACCTCGTCGACGCGCTCGCGGATGTACGGGAACGTGTGCTCGCCGACCTCGCGAACCGCGATGCCGTCGGCGACCGTGTCGACGCCCTCCAGTTCGACTCGCTCGCCCTCGCGCACGGAACGGGCCGCCGAGTCGGCACCGGCCGCCTGCACGCCGACGACGCGCACGTCGTCGAGCGCGCCCTTCAGCGCCGTCGCCACCCCCGATATCAGCCCGCCGCCGCCGATGGGGACGACGACCGTGTCCACCTCGGGGCACTGGTCGGCGATCTCCAAGCCGATCGTCCCCTGCCCGGCCATCACGCGCTCGTCCTCGAAGGCGTGGACGTACACCCTGTCCTCCTCGCGTTCGAGCTCGTGGGCGTGCGCCTGCGCCTCGTCGTAGTCGATGCCGTGGAGGACGACGTCGCCGCCGTAGCGTTTGGTCGCCTCGACCTTCGAGACCGGCGCGTACTTCGGCATCACGATGGTCGAGTCGACGCCGGCCCGCGTCGCCGCCAGCGCGACCCCCTGCGCGTGGTTGCCGGCGCTGGCGGTGACGACCCCCCGATCGCGTTCCGCCTCGGAGAGGGCGGCGATGCGGTTCATCGCGCCGCGGATCTTGAACGCACCGGTCCGCTGGGTGTTCTCCAGTTTCAGGTTGATCTCCGCCCCAGTCAGCTCCGAGAAACTGTGCGAGTAGTTTAGAGGCGTCCGTACCGCGACCTGTTCGACGTGCTCGCGGGCGGCGAGCACGTCCTCGTAGTCGAGCATACTCCGGCTTCGCCGGTCGCCGGTGTATCGGTTGTGATCACCGCAGTCGGTCGGCCGGGGATCGAACGGAGTCGCCGCCCGAGACCGGTCGGCCCCAGGATCGGGCCGGCGGCTCGCGAACGGAACGTGGGGAAAGAGGGGGAATGCACGCGTGTGACGTGCGATCGCAGACAGACACCCCGAGTACATAAAAGTAAGTCACGCGGAGTGAAAGTGAAACCGCAAGACAGCAACCACGTATCCTCGGTGTCAGACGCTTGTCCGCCTCCCGTCGCGCGCTTCAACTTTGCGGCTGTATCCGTACCGTGACGCCGCGGTCACGGACCGTGCGCGCGACTCGCGCCTCGAAGGGTCCGTTCCCCGGCCACGCCGCCGGCGCGTCGAGCCGCTCGGGGTCGCCGACGTACACCGCGGCCTCGCCCTGTGGGTCGCCGTCGGGACGGATAAGTGGAACCGAGACCCGTACGTACAGCCCGTCGTCGACGCGCTCGTACGCGTCGAGCGCCGCGATCTCGTCGGTGCGCAACAGCCGACCGCCGACCGCCGCGTCGTCGCCGAGACCGTCGTCGCCGACGCGGTCGCTGCTGTCGTCCTCGACCGGCGGTGCGAGCGTCGGGTAGCGACCTTCGACGACGCGCAACCCCTCCAGCCTCGCGGCGCCGGCGAACGCGAACGAGTCGAGCAGCTCGCGCACCCGGGCGGGCTCCGTCAGCGTGCCGTACACGAACACGTCCATGGGAGCCACAACCCGCCCGCGGGCTTGGCTGTTGGGGCGGTCGGAGCCCGTGGGCCAACCGCGGCTTCCGGATCGAGCGTCCCGCGGCGTTCCGCTTCCGGAACCGCCAAACCGCGACCGTTCGACGGACCGATATGAATCGCGAGCGCCTGCTCGGCGTCTGGCGGCGCGTGCTCTCGCTC
This genomic interval carries:
- a CDS encoding M24 family metallopeptidase, with amino-acid sequence MPAQRDGPASGSADALDTDDAPLAAELADRDAVGLVAVGDRFDDDIRWLTRFSGPDRDYAFVATPASDADPDTNEGTDGVHATLCAPALFDEQARREFPGDAVRVDDQGDPAGVRAAAALADRGVESGTVLVPRGIPHDAAVYLERAGYEVASTDAVARARETKTDAEVGRLRRVQRAAIRGIARAEAILAEATVDPDADDGAGAVRWNGGVLSTERLRRQVNEVLAAHGVRDAGNTVIGAGATAADLHYTGTDVIRPGETVLLDVSPRGPDGYYGDVTRTFAVDPDGGWERRAYLAVEAAREAALEEVAAGVPASTVHEEAAAELAAHGFRVDSPEVGFTHSTGHGVGISLHEGPSLGGDDELAAGNVVTIEPGVYDPEEGGVRLEDLIVVTADGFEFLGEYPFSLVPRDRE
- a CDS encoding DUF7533 family protein; protein product: MALGILEQVGLAATLIFALPVAVYGIQTVLNGDTVFGTVALVIAVLMVVLPRRLTSPDDVPAKAAETAVGAVVDEPDDADER
- a CDS encoding DUF502 domain-containing protein translates to MDTIARLRSSFVAGLFVVLPLAVTLFVLDWAVDRLTVTLAPLVSGTGLAEVAGNEALATALAIGFVALVITLVGFVASHEAGRRLFGGFERGVRLLPVIRAVYFGVRQVSESLATPGDGFDRVVVAEFPHDGTWSIGFVTNPAPRSVRRAAGEELMTVFFPHSPNPTAGKLVMIHPDDYAEIDMSVARGLRLLVTTGLSVDDPDRLPAAVSTAE
- a CDS encoding riboflavin synthase, which produces MFTGIVETAGEVVGREETPDGLRLRVAAGGLDDLHHGQSIAVSGVCLTVEEFGERDDDRSWFSVFLAAETVAKTYLDDLREGDAVNIERALAADGRFDGHVVQGHVDTTAEITGIERVGEDWRFTFSVPEGFDRYVVDKGSVALDGISLTVAEKRDGEFDAAIIPTTYELTNLGEKAVGDPVHVEVDVVAKYVEEMLAGYAESLVEAPESAPSADD
- a CDS encoding Rid family detoxifying hydrolase — encoded protein: MKRVVSTDEAPAAVGAYSQATTNGDLLFTAGQIPLTPDGELRDDAPIAEQTELALDNLLAIVEEAGGGASDVLKTTVFLADIDDFEEMNETYATYFDAEPPARSAVQAGALPKGVGVEIEAVVDVS
- the ilvA gene encoding threonine ammonia-lyase, with amino-acid sequence MLDYEDVLAAREHVEQVAVRTPLNYSHSFSELTGAEINLKLENTQRTGAFKIRGAMNRIAALSEAERDRGVVTASAGNHAQGVALAATRAGVDSTIVMPKYAPVSKVEATKRYGGDVVLHGIDYDEAQAHAHELEREEDRVYVHAFEDERVMAGQGTIGLEIADQCPEVDTVVVPIGGGGLISGVATALKGALDDVRVVGVQAAGADSAARSVREGERVELEGVDTVADGIAVREVGEHTFPYIRERVDEVVTVDDEAIAETLTLLLERSKTVVEGAGAVALAAVLEERFDYGDGEVIVPALCGGNIDMNTLITVILRGLVRMGRYLKVSLELKDRPGELERVASIIAREDANVYALTHDRTSRDIAVDAADLEIELETHGHEHAAEVVAALEEAGYEVDVEA
- a CDS encoding gamma-glutamylcyclotransferase family protein, whose protein sequence is MDVFVYGTLTEPARVRELLDSFAFAGAARLEGLRVVEGRYPTLAPPVEDDSSDRVGDDGLGDDAAVGGRLLRTDEIAALDAYERVDDGLYVRVSVPLIRPDGDPQGEAAVYVGDPERLDAPAAWPGNGPFEARVARTVRDRGVTVRIQPQS